In Setaria viridis chromosome 5, Setaria_viridis_v4.0, whole genome shotgun sequence, the genomic stretch GAACTACTTAACTGTTGGCAACACCTAATTTCCATACAATTAGATCCTATATATGTAGATTTATTCAGGTCAAACCAACTATGAAACAGGAGAATGGCCCTGGTATGATGTAGGAACAGTGATGGAGCCAACCGGCGGCAATGCCCTTTAGTCATCTCTTTCTAGCTCTCAAAGCCAAGTCTAATGCATGAGAGAAGATGCTGCAGCTCAAGAACAACTCTCTgccatgctttttttttcctcttgacTTTGTCTTTTAGCTATATTCCCTGTCTATTCAGTATTAATTGGCTCATCAGTTGAACGTATCTTAACTTTGCCTCAACAAGCCCTTTCTGGCGTAAAACTTTTGTTAACATGGGACTTCCCAACAGAAGATCAATCCTAATCAATTGCTTGAAAATCTACATTGAGAAGGAGATAATTATAGAATTTACAATTGATGCAAACAAAGATAATTTCAATGTGGAGAAACATTGGCTAGTATGTATTAAGCAGACACCATATAATGTAGTTTACTCTTACACACATGTTGTGTTTTGCGCAACAGTTGACTTATAACAACATGGTGCAGCAGGATAAAACGAATGTGATGCAAAAATGAGCATCGAAGAACAGCAACATGCTTCCATTTTATCATCTCATTAATCGCGAGCCACTTACGACAGAGGCGGAGGCCTCCTTGCTCCCGCCGTAGAGTAGCCCCGCGAAGACCCCCACAAGGGTCGCCGTGCCCCAGTTCACCGTCCCCACCGCCGAAGGCTTCGAGGTCGAGCCGcccgccacctccccctccgcctTGGCCCCCTGGATCATCCATCCCCAGTCAAACACGCCAGAAGGGAAGATAAAACCGAATAAATTAGGCGTCCACGAGCATAAGAACCAGAAGAGAGAGGAAGCGTCGCGAACCGCAGGGGCGGGAGAAGCCGGAgggggagcaggcggcggcggcgcaggctcGACGGGAGGAGACGCCGAGGCGGGCATAGCAATCGGACGCGAGGTGGCGCCCGCTGCGCAGGGTGGAGGCGCTGTAGAACACGAAGGTAAGAGTTGAATTTAGGGACGCACGGATGTTAGGAAActggcggccgcggcagcggagcgtcgcggcggcgagatcgccggtgggcggcggaggCAACAGGACGGGAGGAAGTGGAGAAGGAGAAATGGGGAGAAAGGGGACGGAGTGTGAGGGTTTAGCCCGTGGGCTGGGTTCGGCCCATGAGTGCTGTCTGCCTACAGGCTTCTGTAGTTCAGGAGGGTCCAGTCCGTTCCACCAAATGAAGAAGAGTATACGGGCGGTCTATTTATGTATTGGGCCGCAAACTGCGCACTTCCTCACAAAAAATGGCACCGCAAAAATGTGGATACATCAATTCCGCAAGGTAACAAGAAGGCACATGAGTCAAAACTTTCTTGCCACCCGATGAGCATCAACTTATCAGAAATGCTTCTTTGTAGTTTAGAATAAAGTATTTTCAATAAACTTACAAAAAATTATCTTCATTTAATTTTTAGATGGTTATGTGGTGTAGGGGATTTTTGGCCAATTGCCAACCACAAGGACTATGGcggtgtcgtacatacatctatgagcccaccagaaAGTTTAAGCAGTCCTAAATATGAGGCTAAACACcaagacgtatctgacatggagaccatggtgcaggacggtgtagtctacatggaaagacagtattagtcgaggattagaaaaatactcgtagtaataagagtagaactcctctactCGTATTCGACTAGTGTTCTTCTAAccaaccaacttgtaaccctaccccaggcaatataaggtgaggcagggaccccctccaaagcaattcaatccaaccaacacacaggccgtagggtattacgcaatctagcggtccgaacctgtttaaatcatgtgtctgcatttaccttcgagttcctaatctcaggcaccccctcggtaggttgccgggtttaaacaccgacaagcAGGGCAGTGGATGACATAAGAAAGTACTCCCTCCGAATATAGGTTGTTTTGAATTTTGTAAATGCATATATTTTGCTAtttatctagatataatatatatatatatatatctatgtaTACAgtaataaaaattatgtatttagaaaagttgaaatgacgtacaatttgaaatggagtgaCTAACGGAGAAGGAATAAGAAGAGTGGAAATAGGTGGAAATGGGAAGGGGAGGTGGTGAAATGACTTGCAAGTCCGCACCTATAGATTGTAAGGTAAGGTTGAGACTCATGCGGGCAAACGATCACGACACTATAGGGCTATATGCTTTTCCAATACAAAGCTACAACATATAAATTTATCCATTGTAGACTCCATCATTAGCTTCCTCCATATATTTCAAAATGTAACTTTACATTCCTAGGTCCTTCTAAAGTAAACCCGTCGAAAAGCACGGGTTTTTATTCCGTGTGACCGTAAAATGTGGGAAAAAATCCACACAAATAATCGAACTACTCTGTTATATACATTTTCATGGTACTTCTCGTACTTGTATAATGATATAATAAACTTATAAAAACACGCCTCTGCCTGGGGAAGAGTCGTGCATTGCTCGACACGTCAGCATCTTGGGAACGAAGGGTGTTCCAGAGCTGCTCCCAACAGCATGCCACCTCTTACACGGCCTCCTCGTCGTACCCTACGCAGACACAAGCTTCCAGAGATACAGTAGCTAGTACGTGTACAAACAAGCTCAGTGTTACCCGTACGTCAAGCTGGCATGCACACGTGTACAGGTCCTGTGTCCACGCAAGCATGGGAAATGGTGGTGCTAGTAGACTAGTAGTACGGTACGGTCAGCTTTCGCTTCTTGGCCTCGAGCGTCGCCGCCAGCAGCTGCTCGAACCTCTCCAGGAACGTCGCCCACTCCGCGAAGCTCAGGTCGCCGAACGACACGTGCTTCCGCCCGCCGGAGGAGGTCGTGCCCTCATcgacgccgtcggcgtcggGTTGAGGGCATAGGAGGGAGGGCGGGCacggcgggagggcggcggagtCGAGGGCGTGCTTGCAGAGCGCCTCGAGCGTGCTCAGCCCCTCGTCCTCCTGCGCCGTGAACTCGCGGGTCATCATGTCGCCGATGTCGGCGAGGCAGagcccccccgccgccgcgcgcttcAGGAAGATGGTGCAGAGGGTGAGGATCCGGATGGCGGGCTCCTTGAGGGACGGCAGCTCGGCGCGGAGCGTCTCGGCGTCCATGAACGGGTCCAGCGACGCCACGTACGCCAGCTCGTCGTCGGAGAAGGGCAGCGAGGACTGCGGCCAGTGCAGCCACTCGAAGTAAGGGTCGTCGAGCTGCTCCGGAAGGCAGAGGCCGTGGTCGATCGGCACGAGgtctagcggcggcggcggcgtgggcgcgccgccgccgcgggcgcgctGCCTGGTCGGCGGGTTCTTGACGAGGATGTTGCCCGCGTGGCGGTCGATGTTGAGGAGGCGGACGTCGAGGATGCCGACGCGGTGCACGGACGCCACCGAGAATCGCGACGGGCCCAGCTCGCCGGCGTCGTACTCGTGCGCCACGAAGCGCTGGATCGACGCCATGGTCGTCGGCATCGCGGGGCGCGAGATCTTGATCAGCGCCGTCGGCTCCACGCTGGCGAAGCCATCGTGAtcgaggaggaaggcggcgacctCCCGCAGCACGGCCTTGCTCTCGTACCCGCCGTTCCCCGGCGACCCCGCAGTTGTCGCAGTGTCCTCCAGCGGCTTGATGACGGCGAcgtgctcgccggcgcggcTGCCGGTGAGCAGCAGCGCCCCGCCGAGGCCGCTCTGCGCGGGGACGAGCCGCGTCCCGGAAGCGatggcggccgcggcctccgcgATGAGCTCGCGCACGCCGCGGGCGTGGCGGCCCACCACGATCTCCACGCGCGGCACCGGCACCTTGCTCTCGGATCGCTCCGCGtgctcggcgccggcgggcgcgaCGGTGGTGAAGCACGGGGAGGACTGGCTCCGGCGCCGCGGGGACAGGCCGGTGTGGcccgctccggcggcggcgtcgccgctgTGCTCCCGGTGCTCCCTGTCCAGCAGCGGGCTGTCGAGCAGCGCGACGGAGTGGAGGCGGCAGTGCCGGCCCCGCACGTCGGGGGGCTTGAGGTCGTGGAAGTGGCCGACCGCGATCGCCATCCTGGCTAACGAGCGGTGGTTGCctccggcgccagtgccggccggTGGCGCCGGGAAGTAGCCGGTGGCACGGCGGCTAGCTGCCTCGCGTTTTGGACGCATGCATACAAGGCCACTCAATTAGATCACAATCCACAACAGCAACAAGATCGTACTAAGTAGACATGCATACCTTCGTTTGTGTTTTGGGCTTGTTAGAAGTTAGAACAGCATGTCAGTCGAGAGGTACCTAGCTACATCCAGAGAGATCAGTCAGTAGCAGCCGTCGCAGCAGCtgagcgacgacggcgacggtggcggcggcggaagcagcacggcggcgacggcaggggCAGGCTCAGGCATGGATCGAgcatcggcgtcggcggcgtgcAACGCAGGACTTCAATCGTGGAGTGTTCTTGAACCGATCGAGCAGAGATGAAGGCAGGGAGTGATTGAAGGGCGCGCGCAAGCTCTCCTcccaccggcggccggccggccggcctccgccCACCGCCTGCCCGGCCGACcctccttttgtgttatttttttttctagtttagCTATGGACGAGTCAATAATGTGGCTGTGATCTTCTCCGTCCCGCGTCCTTCTAatctcttcttccccttccctccGCGCGCGCGGCTGGgaggaaggaaaggaaggagaagagggaAGAAGATCGGAGTAGCAGCAGCGACGACTGTCTATTTTTGCAACCCGGGGCCCTCCCCGGTGTAGATATAGatcgggcggcggtggcctcgGTCGCCGCTCCAGTGGCGAGGCTAAATTTGGCCACGCCCGAGAgccgcgctgctgctggtcCATTGCTCGCGAGGAAGGCCGTGCATGTGGCGAGCCGAGCTTTGTGGGAGACGAGAGGCTAGCTGAATTTGCTCAGGCGATTCACATGAAGGAACCAGTTGTCAGTTGATACTGAATTCTTATCGCTGAAGAAATGAATGTGCTTCAGTCTTCGCGTGCAATTCGTGGGCTGACGATGACTGAGTGGGAGGCCCAGAGTGCGTGGCCATCAACCCATTTGCAGCCCACAAGGATAGTAAACAGCCCAACAACATACTAGCATTTTTctatttcaatttatttcacCACCATTTTTCGATTTCTATTTCAATGTATATCACCACCACTTTTTTGAGTGGGTCACAAGGGTTTCTCATGTACTATGGTTTCAAATTCATCTGAAAATCTTTATGACtattattttaaaaatgtttCCTAGGACCTATTGAAGATTTTCTACATATGCAACACTCTAAAATACATGGTGCAATATGTAAAGACATATCCCCTTTACTTACAAAATATTGTGCTTATCTAAGATCGTATATTTAAAGATGGCTAGTTAGCTCTTCATAAATGTAACGTGtttcaaaacaaaagaaagtatTTAGCATTTATATAATGTCCATTGGAACATCATATTGAACATGTTGAAGTGAAATATGTTAGCCTCATAATTTCCATAGCACATTCATTCGCACTGTAGGCACAGTGTGGACCGCTGTAAACATTATTCTAGGTACCCAATGCCTGGTGGAATCAAAGTCTCATGGCAAGTGCAATATCACTAAGAGACCAAGTTGTGATGTGTATTGGTCTTCAATGATAAAGCTGTGCTGGAGGAATGTGTCTCTTGTCTCATGATGTGTATGTGCATGGATGCAACATGATGACTAATGGTGGAATGGTGAGAAGGGCAAGCAAATACTGGGTATGACAAATCATGTGTTGGTAAAGGGAAGTAGAGGTTTGGCATCGAAGGACGATGCAATGTTTGTCCAAGGTTCCTCTCCTACTAGATATCAAGTTCCTCTTTTTGGTGATTTTTGgcgcttattttatttttagttcTTCCATCATGGCAGAGATTTGGCATGGATTGACTTGATGGGTTTGGTGCGAGGACATCCCTTGGGTGATCTCGGATCACGCCCCCTCATGAGTGCACCGAAGTTACGAATTTCATCTAAATTTGCACCTTTCATAGGTTTCCTTTAAACCCGTGAAATTTGTTGTAAAATCATGATATTTTTAAGGACATCTTACAGAAAAAGACTCACCATGTATTGTTGACCTACGATTAAATTCTTGTAGGTTTTACAGATCATTCGGCTGAATTCCGAGTTGTTTCTATTTTGTTTGAGTCATTTTTATGTTGTCTAGAATTTTCAAACAAATGGGCCAAGATTTTTTCCCCCCAAATGTGTGAAGCTCCGAATTTCTAAACCGATTATAACATCTGAACTTTTTATCCTAAAATATTTGATATGCTTCTTCGCCTTTTACGCCCCCGCTCCTTCTGCTTCCATTTAGTGCTTCATATATTTATTAGCTCCATTCCTAGATTCGATAAATCCGCTATGTGAGCTTTGGTAAATAACTGGAAAAAAAGGCTTATGGATCTGATTCTTTTTACAAGAATTTTAAGGCTCACAATCACCCCCTCTGATCACCTCCAATCATAAGTGGGTTATATACATCACCCAAGAATCTAGATACTTGCCATAATTTTGTCCATGAAGCTGCACGGCAGTGGTGCCATAGAATTTACCTTTCCCTAGCTCGCTGGTGATCGCTTTGTCACGTCGCAAACGGGGCACGATTCCGAATCCAGTTAACTGTAATCTTCCCAAGATGTACGCCGAAAAGATCCGAAATCTTTGGTTGGAGCAACTTGCGAAGAGAGCTTTCACGTCAAGGTCACCTCGCGTCCTCGCCTGGAATGCCGCTGGCACGGAGGCCGGGCAAGCAGAGACCGTCCCCGACTGGTCGCGATTCGCAACAGTGTCGAGTGCCGAAGAAGTGTCGCGCACTCGAAGGCAGGCGTGGCATGCAGCGGCCGCCGCGACCCCGCGGACAGGACGCGGGCTGGCCGGCGTAAACGCGCCCCATGTGCCCGCCGAGAGCGACGGCGCCAACCGATGAACGGCTGCGGGTTCACGGCACGCACGCTCACGCGGTCACGCAAGCGCGGTCGCGGAAGTGGCTCACAACCTGGCGAGAGCGACCGGCCCGAAGAGGAACGGGAAGCGCTCGTGCCTATCTGACGCCTAGCTAGACCTCCTGTAGCATCAGATTAAGAGGGCTTCGATCTGTTAGCTAATGTGGGTGATGGGGACATCCTAAGcaaaagagctgccgaatcaaGCCGTTGTTAACTCAGATTTACGTGTGGGTGCGTGATGGGGACGTCCTGAACCAATAACTGCCGAACCCGCCCGTTTTGTTattatcagaagaaaaaaaaactgaaaaagcACAGCTCGTTAATAGCTTGCGTGAGCAGGACAAGGTAGCTGTTAGCCCAGTTTTCAGGGGCTCAGGACCTTGGGCACAACCGCACGAAGGCCCCTCGTAGGCTCTCCTGCGTGCGAGCTGGCCAGTGGCCACACCTGTTTCTAATCCTAACATGGCTATACATAGGTTTACGATCAATCGCTAGCATAGCATGGCGTCTAACGGACACGGCTTGGATCCCACTTTACCGACCCAATGCGACATTGACCACGACTGAAGTGGACATACCATTAACTGAATCGATAAGCTTACTAATTAACAAGGGCTTGACCGGGACATCCATGAAGAAGCCGTTGAACTGCTAAAATCAGACCTCTGCATGCCCACTGAACAAAATCCGAAGATGGTTTCGAGTTTGGCCAGGCAAGAACCTTCCTAAGACGTGGACAGGACCAGCTCTTAATGAACACCCGCCCAGCAGTTCGTAGCCTCACCATTTTTCGCTAAGCAGTGCTGATGAGCTAGGAGTTAGTCACTGCCACTAATCGCCGAGCTTAACTAATGGCCTAAACTGGCAGGACAAGACCGCTCTTTATCTTATCTCGAAACCCCGTGGCGCTAGTGACCTGACCGGGAGATCCAACACCGGAACATGGGGTGCTGGGTGCATGCGCACGCTGGCCACTCCCCGCTCgccagcggccgccgccgccctgcctgCCTCATGCTCTGCCCTGCCCCGGCCGCGGTCACGGGCGCGCGCTACGCTAGCTGCCCGTCGGCATCCGGCAACATGGCCTCCACAGGCCGTGGCGCTGGCGCGGCGCCTGATTGATCCGAACGCGGAGAACGGGGCCTACcgcccggcgaggcggcgagccATACAAAAATGGGCCGTGGGGCGGTGGTGGGATCGTTCGTGGGGCACGGCCATCTCGAGCTGTCGGCGGTCGGCCACGGCCGGTCCAGCCACCGCCGCAAGCTCGCGACCCGAGAAAATGTGCGCGGGGAGGACGGGGaatctctcttctcttctctcaaGGCGCTGTGCCGATGTCCTCTGCGCGCATCTCCGCGCGAAAGGACAAGCTCAGAGTCTTTGGGGTCTCCTGCCGCGAACTCTTTTTCGCTTTTGTCGAGGCGTATCTCTGGGCCGGCCGTAGAAAACTCGTGGGGAATGTCGTAGCTCGTCGTAGAGTATAGCAGTGTCTCATTCGTGAGACTCACGCGCCGGATTCCAATGCCTTTTCCTTTTTGGAAGCGCAGCTGAAGGCTTGAGTCTTACGCACTGGCGCAAGATGTTTCATGTGAAAAAGTTGTTGTGACAGCGCAGCACTAGCTCTCCCTGAGGCCTGAGCTGAACCCGACGAGCTCGTAGAGTCACAGTTGAGTGAACGGTCATGCCGCATTTTGAGCGTGGTGCCTTGATTAGGTTTAGCCGAGAGTGGTGCGCCAGTGACGGGCAGTGTGATTTGTGAATGTCTGCATTGGATAAGCCCTGACCGGACGTCTTCGTCCACTCTATCCAATTCGACAAACCTGAAGCCCCTGTTCATTCTGCTAGCGTACGTAGACGTAGCATTCAAACACCACCCACGCGCGCGAGAAGTTATCCAGTGGAGATATTTTACATCTTGCGAGGCCGGGTCATTCGTCTGTCGTGCCGAAGTGGGGTTCGATTGTGGTGGGATTGATTAGGATGGGTCGGGGGATTAGCGGTGGGATCAGCACCGGAATGGTGGTGCACCAATGCGTAAAATCCCCAAGAACGATCACTAGCGGATCAGTGGTCACGGGTCACGGACAATTAAATCTTGAAATCGTATACAGTATGTTGCTGATTCTTGCGTGCACTCGGTTACAATCGATCGCCATTACCTTCGCTGAAAACGAGCAGAGGAACCGGCGAAATGTTCTTTGCTTTGCTTAGATGTAGCGGCGGCTGCAGTGCCAAGACCACGAGCGAGCGATCTTAACAAACCAACAGATCTTGGGCGGATCGACCTGATCAATCACCGGCGCGGAGCGGAATATATTgacccgcgccgtcgccgatcGTTGTaatgagaggaggaaggggaagaaggcaGCCAAGAGAGAAATCAAAAGGAATCATGGAGAGAAAAGAGAGAAGAAGCTGGGTCGCCGGCGAGCGATCAGGAGCTGTTGACCTGGCGGCACTGCTTCCTGATCTGGCCGTTGGTGCCGGTGAGCACCTCGACgcggcccatcttcttcatggACATGGAGAAGGCGGCGTAGAACTTGATGGGGTTGGTGAGGTCCTGCACCAtctgcgccgcggcggcgttctGCGTCAGCGCCGCGTCGGAGGCCAGCGTGCCC encodes the following:
- the LOC117854593 gene encoding phosphatidylinositol 4-kinase gamma 1: MRPKREAASRRATGYFPAPPAGTGAGGNHRSLARMAIAVGHFHDLKPPDVRGRHCRLHSVALLDSPLLDREHREHSGDAAAGAGHTGLSPRRRSQSSPCFTTVAPAGAEHAERSESKVPVPRVEIVVGRHARGVRELIAEAAAAIASGTRLVPAQSGLGGALLLTGSRAGEHVAVIKPLEDTATTAGSPGNGGYESKAVLREVAAFLLDHDGFASVEPTALIKISRPAMPTTMASIQRFVAHEYDAGELGPSRFSVASVHRVGILDVRLLNIDRHAGNILVKNPPTRQRARGGGAPTPPPPLDLVPIDHGLCLPEQLDDPYFEWLHWPQSSLPFSDDELAYVASLDPFMDAETLRAELPSLKEPAIRILTLCTIFLKRAAAGGLCLADIGDMMTREFTAQEDEGLSTLEALCKHALDSAALPPCPPSLLCPQPDADGVDEGTTSSGGRKHVSFGDLSFAEWATFLERFEQLLAATLEAKKRKLTVPYY